From a single Chlamydia muridarum str. Nigg genomic region:
- the ligA gene encoding NAD-dependent DNA ligase LigA, translated as MRALSQDYYIALCTELIEHDRRYYVLDRPTISDYSYDMKMRELQKIEAQHPEWKVPWSPTIYLGDRPSGQFPVVPHSHPMVSIANVYSLEELEEFFSRTEKLLGYFPTYSLELKIDGIAVAIRYENRTFAQALSRGNGVKGEDITANVSTIRSLPMTLPQDAPEEVEVRGEVFLSYQAFEKLNICQREQGKLEFANPRNAAGGTLKLLSSREAAKRNLDLSIYGLITNREEHSHFENLGLCAHWGFPIAGMPKQCRTKEEVIERIREVEGMRSRLPMAIDGVVVKVDSVAEQHRLGLTSKHYRWAIAYKYAPERAETILQDITVQVGKTGILTPVAELTPVLLSGSRVSRASLYNEDEIEKKDIRIGDSVYVEKGGEIIPKIVGINLAKRSPDSKPWKMPSLCPMCHNPVIKERVSVRCTNPLCLGGMLEKICFFASKGALNIDHLGEKVIAKLFEMGLIRSCSDVFALTENDLKQVPGFKDRSVHNLLASIAGAKEVTLDRFLTALSIPFVGSSGAIALADHFGTLDKVMKASLDELLSIEGIGQKVAASIIDFFSKTENVEEICRMQELGVRILPKQVDRWAPLQGKIFVLTGTLQEMTRLQAEERIRSLGGKISSSVSKNTYAVVVGREAGSKLKKAQELGVQVLEESDLLKILNQN; from the coding sequence ATGAGAGCTTTGTCTCAAGACTATTATATTGCTTTATGTACAGAGTTGATAGAGCATGATCGGCGTTATTATGTGTTGGATCGACCTACAATTTCTGATTACAGTTATGATATGAAGATGCGAGAGCTTCAAAAAATAGAAGCTCAACATCCGGAGTGGAAGGTGCCTTGGTCGCCAACCATTTATTTGGGAGATCGTCCTTCTGGTCAGTTTCCTGTAGTTCCTCATTCACATCCTATGGTGTCTATAGCGAATGTGTACTCTTTAGAGGAATTAGAGGAATTTTTTTCCCGGACAGAAAAGCTGCTTGGTTATTTCCCTACATATTCTTTAGAACTCAAAATTGATGGAATCGCTGTTGCGATTCGTTATGAAAACAGGACGTTTGCTCAGGCTTTGAGCAGAGGAAATGGAGTTAAAGGGGAAGATATTACAGCTAACGTAAGTACGATACGTTCTTTGCCTATGACTCTTCCTCAAGATGCACCAGAAGAGGTAGAGGTTCGAGGAGAGGTATTTCTTTCATACCAGGCTTTTGAGAAGCTCAATATTTGTCAGCGAGAACAAGGGAAATTAGAATTTGCGAATCCTCGCAATGCTGCTGGAGGGACTCTTAAGCTGTTGTCTTCTAGGGAGGCAGCTAAAAGGAATCTGGACTTATCCATTTATGGACTCATCACGAATCGTGAAGAGCATTCTCACTTTGAAAATCTTGGTCTATGTGCTCATTGGGGATTTCCTATCGCAGGCATGCCTAAACAGTGCCGCACGAAAGAAGAGGTTATAGAACGCATACGAGAAGTTGAAGGAATGCGATCGCGGCTTCCCATGGCCATAGATGGGGTGGTCGTTAAGGTCGATAGTGTTGCCGAGCAGCATCGTTTAGGATTGACTAGCAAGCATTATCGTTGGGCGATAGCCTACAAATATGCTCCGGAAAGAGCAGAAACCATTTTACAAGATATTACCGTGCAGGTTGGTAAAACAGGGATTTTAACTCCAGTTGCCGAACTAACTCCCGTTTTGCTGTCTGGGAGCCGAGTGTCTAGAGCATCTCTATACAACGAGGATGAAATAGAGAAGAAGGACATTCGCATAGGAGATTCTGTTTACGTAGAAAAAGGTGGAGAAATTATCCCTAAAATCGTTGGGATTAATTTAGCTAAGCGTTCTCCTGATAGTAAACCTTGGAAAATGCCAAGCCTATGTCCTATGTGCCATAATCCAGTCATTAAAGAAAGAGTGTCTGTTCGTTGTACAAACCCTCTTTGCCTTGGGGGAATGTTAGAAAAGATTTGTTTCTTTGCAAGTAAGGGAGCTTTGAATATTGATCATTTAGGCGAGAAGGTTATAGCCAAATTATTTGAAATGGGGCTGATTCGTTCTTGTTCCGATGTGTTTGCGCTTACAGAAAATGATTTGAAGCAGGTTCCAGGATTTAAGGACCGTTCTGTCCACAATTTATTAGCGAGTATTGCAGGAGCCAAAGAAGTGACTTTGGATCGATTTTTGACAGCGCTTTCCATACCTTTTGTAGGGAGTTCTGGGGCTATAGCTCTAGCGGACCATTTTGGAACTTTAGATAAAGTAATGAAAGCTTCCTTGGATGAATTACTCTCTATAGAAGGTATTGGTCAAAAAGTTGCAGCGTCTATCATAGATTTCTTTTCTAAAACTGAGAATGTAGAAGAGATTTGTCGTATGCAAGAGTTGGGGGTTCGCATTCTTCCTAAACAGGTAGATAGATGGGCCCCTTTACAGGGTAAGATTTTTGTTCTTACAGGGACTCTTCAGGAGATGACGCGATTACAAGCCGAGGAGCGTATTCGTTCGTTAGGAGGAAAGATTAGTTCTTCTGTATCGAAGAATACCTATGCTGTAGTTGTGGGAAGAGAAGCTGGGTCTAAGTTAAAAAAAGCTCAGGAATTAGGGGTGCAGGTTCTAGAAGAAAGTGATTTGTTAAAAATTCTTAATCAAAACTAG
- a CDS encoding FAD-dependent monooxygenase, which yields MIDVLIMGANPSGLILANILQQHGICIKVIDSRDSITAPLAIPRPSLPLVLSSSSLELLDNINLLGDLLDKGRKFFGARYHWKQRTVLFKFNQSSASRYPFSLLISYEDLVNHLLQEFQKRGGVVDWATRPVTQVEENLFIESTKTSSQVYEKREIFAPKWIVACEMDADPDLRDLVKTQIKPKKFHKEALFVDCEEGEPFEEAHIHLLPVTKNFANFVFYNPYRGSRQLYLANTSGPLSPKFKNKLLYTYGLALAENPLSISASFMQYPFCHNRYIFLGSVANNLSFSYLSGVNLNIHEAFNLGWKLLPVIKKAASSQLILSRELKTSHVLPHFNEVHQKRTAKLLFSKMYTPALMYYYLKGCRQLDTAEGELYYPSHRASKYETSDIIKVSPNDKEIRGPKPGSRALDIQLETAGYLLDSLKNAKHLLIFFKERPDLTHALLEEYGEWVDVIATENPKVHRLYHANPESLFIIRPDRYIGYRTHAFKLHELISYLLRIFATESV from the coding sequence ATGATCGATGTTTTAATTATGGGAGCCAATCCTTCAGGATTGATTCTTGCCAACATCTTACAGCAGCATGGCATCTGCATTAAAGTAATCGACTCCCGAGATAGCATAACAGCCCCCCTTGCCATTCCTCGACCTTCTCTTCCCTTGGTTTTATCGTCATCTTCTTTAGAACTTCTTGATAACATCAATCTTTTGGGAGACCTGCTGGATAAAGGACGTAAATTCTTTGGTGCCCGCTATCATTGGAAACAACGTACGGTGCTCTTTAAATTTAATCAGTCTTCCGCTTCTCGTTATCCTTTTTCCCTTTTGATTTCTTATGAGGATTTGGTTAACCATTTGCTCCAAGAGTTTCAAAAACGTGGTGGCGTAGTAGATTGGGCAACAAGACCTGTTACCCAAGTCGAAGAAAATCTATTCATAGAGAGCACAAAAACTTCCTCGCAAGTCTATGAAAAACGGGAGATCTTTGCTCCTAAGTGGATCGTTGCTTGTGAAATGGATGCGGATCCAGATCTTAGAGACTTAGTCAAAACACAAATCAAACCAAAAAAATTCCATAAAGAAGCTCTTTTCGTAGATTGCGAAGAAGGAGAACCTTTTGAAGAAGCTCATATTCACCTTCTTCCTGTAACGAAAAATTTTGCTAACTTTGTTTTTTACAACCCATATAGAGGATCTCGTCAGCTGTACCTAGCAAACACTTCTGGCCCTCTTTCTCCTAAATTTAAAAACAAGCTTTTGTACACATATGGTCTTGCATTAGCAGAAAACCCTCTTTCCATTTCTGCATCATTTATGCAATATCCTTTTTGCCATAACCGCTACATTTTTTTAGGAAGCGTTGCTAACAACCTCTCCTTTTCTTATCTCTCTGGAGTGAACTTAAATATTCATGAAGCTTTTAATTTAGGCTGGAAACTTCTTCCAGTAATAAAAAAAGCAGCCTCCTCTCAACTGATTCTTTCCAGAGAGTTGAAAACAAGTCATGTGTTACCTCATTTTAATGAGGTTCATCAAAAAAGAACTGCAAAGCTTCTTTTTTCAAAGATGTATACTCCAGCTTTAATGTACTACTACCTTAAGGGATGTCGACAGCTTGATACAGCGGAAGGAGAACTATACTACCCCTCTCATCGAGCTTCAAAATACGAAACTAGTGATATTATTAAGGTTTCTCCTAATGATAAAGAAATTCGCGGACCTAAACCAGGGTCTCGCGCTTTAGATATTCAACTTGAAACTGCGGGCTATCTATTAGATTCGTTAAAAAATGCCAAGCATTTGCTTATTTTCTTTAAGGAGCGTCCAGATTTAACGCATGCTCTTCTCGAAGAGTATGGGGAATGGGTAGATGTTATTGCAACTGAAAATCCTAAGGTACATAGACTGTACCATGCCAATCCCGAATCTTTGTTTATTATTCGCCCGGACCGTTATATTGGCTACAGAACACACGCATTCAAATTGCACGAACTCATTTCCTACCTGCTCCGTATTTTTGCTACAGAAAGTGTCTGA
- a CDS encoding alpha/beta hydrolase: protein MKKFASFLCLLLSNSGFAAPVEVPGFPSIPETYLTIIEEKTVPQERCRSVNVQSCGYNLVGVFHTPTTPMPEGGYPTVIFFHGFRGNCYGSDGVYRELAYLLASNGIAVARFDMAGCGNSEGICDQIPARTYLRNGEDILAAVSKYPEVNAHRIGVAGVSLGCHTTIHLASSYKPRDYTIRAISVWAPVADGIILLKEICSTIGMSNLADSSAADSVGKAFGFKNLPIKLCREDIDFFLGIQDHVLMLSLPKKIPILHQHGLKDCIVSMSHQRLFLGAAPAQMCFKIYADTQHDIASSPYRQQALQDILMHFQSNL from the coding sequence ATGAAAAAGTTTGCTTCCTTCTTATGTTTATTATTGTCCAACAGTGGCTTTGCGGCTCCTGTTGAGGTTCCAGGGTTTCCCTCAATTCCAGAAACTTATCTCACCATCATTGAAGAGAAAACTGTGCCACAAGAACGTTGCCGCAGCGTTAATGTCCAGAGCTGCGGATATAACCTTGTAGGAGTCTTCCATACCCCAACAACTCCCATGCCTGAAGGAGGCTATCCAACCGTCATTTTTTTCCATGGATTCCGAGGAAATTGTTATGGATCTGATGGAGTTTATCGCGAACTTGCCTACCTTCTCGCTTCGAATGGAATTGCTGTTGCTAGATTTGATATGGCAGGATGCGGAAATAGCGAGGGGATCTGCGATCAAATTCCAGCTCGGACCTATTTACGAAATGGAGAAGACATCCTAGCAGCCGTATCTAAATACCCAGAGGTCAATGCTCATCGCATTGGTGTCGCTGGGGTTTCGTTAGGGTGTCATACTACCATACATTTAGCTAGCTCTTATAAACCTAGAGATTATACAATTCGAGCCATCTCTGTTTGGGCCCCTGTTGCAGATGGAATTATTCTTCTCAAAGAAATCTGCTCAACAATTGGCATGTCCAATCTAGCAGACTCTTCTGCAGCTGACAGCGTGGGTAAAGCATTTGGGTTCAAAAATCTTCCTATCAAACTCTGTCGAGAAGACATCGATTTTTTCTTAGGCATTCAAGACCACGTCCTTATGCTTTCTTTACCGAAAAAAATTCCGATTCTTCATCAACATGGACTCAAAGATTGTATCGTTTCTATGTCCCACCAGCGACTATTTCTAGGAGCGGCTCCAGCACAAATGTGTTTCAAAATTTATGCTGACACACAACATGACATAGCTTCATCTCCTTACCGACAACAAGCTTTACAAGATATTTTAATGCACTTCCAATCAAATCTTTAA
- the rpmG gene encoding 50S ribosomal protein L33 produces MASKNREIIKLKSTESSEMYWTVKNKRKTTGRLELKKYDRKLRKHVIFKEAK; encoded by the coding sequence ATGGCCAGCAAAAACCGCGAAATTATTAAATTGAAAAGCACAGAAAGTTCTGAAATGTATTGGACTGTTAAAAACAAAAGAAAAACAACCGGTCGACTAGAACTTAAAAAATATGATAGAAAGCTGCGTAAGCACGTTATCTTCAAAGAAGCTAAGTAG